One stretch of Stigmatella aurantiaca DNA includes these proteins:
- a CDS encoding cell wall protein gives MIRVELTTQLRPLQKSIASLEKGLGHLERLRSMTARLAPLAASQGLKLPLPLARGAGKPAAGKAAPVKAAPAKAAPAKAAPAKSTPAKSAPAKAEPTKAPAGAARSSGKGASAAAASSGACAVIGCKRPSRSKGYCSAHYQKLRLLIRTDRRPSDWGDNAPPQSAKDVKLPRGRAAAQERQAEPQQEELKEPPKPKAWVRKKGAQGMISLN, from the coding sequence ATGATTCGGGTTGAGCTGACGACCCAGCTGCGGCCCCTCCAGAAGTCCATCGCAAGCCTTGAGAAAGGGCTGGGACATCTTGAGCGCCTGCGCTCGATGACCGCGAGGCTGGCCCCGTTGGCGGCCTCTCAGGGGCTGAAGTTGCCGCTCCCCCTGGCGCGTGGCGCCGGGAAGCCGGCCGCGGGCAAGGCCGCGCCCGTGAAGGCGGCCCCCGCGAAGGCCGCGCCCGCGAAGGCGGCCCCTGCGAAGTCTACCCCCGCGAAGTCTGCCCCCGCGAAGGCGGAGCCCACGAAGGCCCCGGCTGGGGCGGCGCGGTCTTCGGGCAAGGGCGCCTCGGCCGCGGCCGCATCGTCCGGTGCGTGCGCGGTCATCGGGTGCAAGCGCCCGAGCCGGTCCAAGGGCTACTGCTCGGCGCACTACCAGAAGCTGCGGCTGCTCATCCGGACGGACCGCCGCCCCTCGGACTGGGGCGACAACGCGCCGCCGCAGTCCGCCAAGGACGTGAAGCTGCCCCGGGGGCGGGCGGCTGCCCAGGAGCGCCAGGCCGAGCCGCAGCAGGAAGAGCTGAAGGAGCCGCCCAAGCCCAAGGCGTGGGTGCGCAAGAAGGGCGCGCAGGGGATGATCTCCCTGAACTGA
- the tkt gene encoding transketolase translates to MTTDSQDLKCINTLRTLAMDAVEKAHSGHPGAPMALAPVAYQLWQQELRYDPANPQWPNRDRFVLSNGHASMLLYGLLHLSGVRRVNKQMQVENVPAVSLEDIQKFRQLDSNTPGHPEYRWTTGVETTTGPLGQGVANSVGMAMASRWLAGHFNRPDYTLFDYDVWAICGDGDLMEGVASEAASLAGHLQLPNLCWVYDSNHISIDGSTELAFTEDVGKRFEAYGWRVLRVEDANDLEALSKAYRTFKEQRGKPTLIIVHSRIGYGSPKKEGTASAHGEPLGAEEIKGTKRAYGWPEDAQFLVPEGVRERFQERMGARGQQTRAAWEQLFTGYKKAHPELARQLENMQRSELPEGWDKELPTFPADAKGMATRESGGKVLNALAKNYPWLVGGSADLNPSTKTYLSFSGPMKPGDQTGRNVHYGVREHAMGSIVNGLTLCNLRGYGATFLIFSDYERPAIRLSSIMEIPAVHIFTHDSIGLGEDGPTHQPVEQLQSLRAIPGLIVLRPADANEVTEAWRVIAQQKHHPVALVLSRQPVPTLDRTKYAPASGVAKGAYVLAGGEGTPDVVLIGTGTEVSLCLQAAEQLQSEGVKARVVSMPSWELFEQQDEAYKDSVLPPSVRARVSVEQAAAFGWERWVGLTGKAIGMRTFGASAPIKSLLQKFGFTVENVVKAAKETIATAKK, encoded by the coding sequence ATGACGACCGATTCGCAGGATTTGAAGTGCATCAACACCCTCCGCACCCTGGCCATGGACGCGGTGGAGAAGGCCCACTCCGGACACCCCGGCGCGCCCATGGCGCTGGCGCCTGTCGCCTACCAGCTCTGGCAGCAGGAGCTGCGGTATGATCCGGCGAATCCCCAGTGGCCCAACCGGGATCGCTTCGTCCTCTCGAACGGCCACGCCTCCATGCTGCTGTACGGGCTGCTGCACCTCTCCGGCGTGCGCCGGGTGAACAAGCAGATGCAGGTGGAGAACGTGCCCGCGGTCTCGCTGGAGGACATCCAGAAGTTCCGCCAGCTCGACAGCAACACGCCGGGACACCCCGAGTACCGCTGGACCACCGGCGTGGAGACCACCACGGGCCCCCTGGGCCAGGGCGTCGCCAACAGCGTGGGCATGGCGATGGCCTCGCGGTGGCTGGCCGGGCACTTCAACCGCCCGGACTACACCCTCTTCGACTACGACGTGTGGGCCATCTGCGGTGACGGCGACCTGATGGAGGGCGTGGCCAGCGAGGCCGCCTCGCTCGCGGGCCACCTGCAGCTGCCCAACCTGTGCTGGGTCTACGACTCCAACCACATCTCCATCGACGGCAGCACGGAGCTGGCCTTCACCGAGGACGTGGGCAAGCGCTTCGAGGCCTACGGCTGGCGCGTGCTGCGCGTGGAGGACGCGAACGACCTGGAGGCCCTGTCGAAGGCCTACCGCACCTTCAAGGAGCAGCGCGGCAAGCCCACCCTCATCATCGTCCACAGCCGCATCGGCTATGGCTCGCCCAAGAAGGAGGGCACCGCGTCGGCCCACGGCGAGCCCCTGGGCGCCGAGGAAATCAAGGGCACCAAGCGCGCGTACGGCTGGCCCGAGGATGCACAGTTCCTCGTGCCCGAGGGCGTGCGCGAGCGCTTCCAGGAGCGCATGGGCGCGCGCGGGCAGCAGACGCGCGCGGCGTGGGAGCAGCTCTTCACCGGCTACAAGAAGGCGCACCCGGAGCTGGCGCGCCAGCTGGAGAACATGCAGCGCAGCGAGCTGCCCGAGGGCTGGGACAAGGAGCTGCCCACCTTCCCCGCGGACGCCAAGGGCATGGCCACCCGTGAGTCCGGCGGCAAGGTGCTCAACGCCCTGGCGAAGAACTACCCCTGGCTGGTGGGCGGCTCGGCCGACCTCAACCCCTCCACCAAGACGTACCTGAGCTTCTCCGGGCCGATGAAGCCGGGCGACCAGACCGGGCGCAACGTCCACTACGGCGTGCGCGAGCACGCCATGGGCTCCATCGTGAACGGCCTGACGCTGTGCAACCTGCGCGGCTACGGCGCCACCTTCCTCATCTTCAGCGACTACGAGCGCCCGGCCATCCGGCTCTCCTCCATCATGGAGATTCCCGCCGTCCACATCTTCACCCATGACTCCATCGGTCTGGGCGAGGACGGCCCCACGCACCAGCCCGTGGAGCAGCTGCAGTCCCTGCGCGCCATCCCCGGCCTCATCGTGCTGCGGCCCGCGGATGCCAACGAAGTCACCGAGGCCTGGCGCGTCATCGCCCAGCAGAAGCATCACCCGGTGGCGCTGGTGCTCTCGCGCCAGCCGGTGCCCACGCTGGACCGGACGAAGTACGCCCCCGCCTCGGGCGTGGCCAAGGGCGCCTACGTGCTCGCGGGCGGTGAGGGCACCCCGGATGTCGTCCTCATCGGCACCGGCACCGAGGTCTCCCTGTGCCTGCAGGCCGCCGAGCAGCTCCAGTCCGAGGGCGTGAAGGCGCGCGTGGTGAGCATGCCCTCGTGGGAGCTGTTCGAGCAGCAGGACGAGGCCTACAAGGACTCCGTGCTGCCCCCGTCCGTCCGGGCGCGCGTCTCCGTGGAGCAGGCGGCGGCGTTCGGCTGGGAGCGCTGGGTGGGACTGACCGGCAAGGCCATCGGCATGCGCACCTTCGGCGCGTCCGCCCCCATCAAGTCCCTGCTCCAGAAGTTCGGCTTCACCGTGGAGAACGTGGTGAAGGCCGCCAAGGAGACCATCGCCACGGCGAAGAAGTAA
- the rpiB gene encoding ribose 5-phosphate isomerase B: protein MRIALAADHAGFELKSWLLKALENAGHTLLDKGTYSTAPVDYPDCAQAVGEALRQGEVDRAILICGSGVGASIAVNKMPGVRGGLCHDTYSAHQGVEHDDMNVLVLGARVIGVALAEDLVRAFLSARFTGEERHARRLSKVQALEARFSSGSSAGSGSTGNAAP, encoded by the coding sequence ATGCGCATCGCCCTGGCCGCCGACCATGCGGGGTTCGAGCTGAAGAGCTGGCTGCTGAAGGCCCTGGAGAACGCGGGCCACACCCTCCTCGACAAGGGCACCTACAGCACCGCGCCCGTGGACTACCCGGACTGTGCCCAGGCGGTGGGCGAGGCCCTGCGCCAGGGCGAAGTGGACCGGGCCATCCTCATCTGCGGCAGCGGCGTGGGCGCCTCCATCGCCGTCAACAAGATGCCCGGCGTGCGCGGCGGCCTGTGCCATGACACCTACTCGGCGCACCAGGGCGTCGAGCACGACGACATGAACGTGCTGGTGCTGGGCGCCCGCGTCATCGGCGTGGCCCTGGCGGAGGACCTGGTGCGCGCGTTCCTCTCCGCCCGCTTCACCGGGGAGGAGCGCCACGCGCGCCGGCTGTCCAAGGTTCAGGCCTTGGAAGCCCGCTTCTCCTCCGGCTCCTCGGCGGGCTCCGGCTCCACGGGCAACGCCGCGCCCTGA
- a CDS encoding AAA family ATPase, which produces MRVTRLDIAGYRSVKRMVLPVHPVTVVVGANGSGKTNLYRALHLLQAAAEGRLARTLAEEGGAPSVVWAGPREAKQPVRMRVGVSLEDELAYELSCGLVPKDPSERFSLFVLDPEVKEEHLWALSGGRRAVLMERKDRTVFLRDAEGQRVTFPSQLWSAESVLDQLAEPHRFPRLTELQRALSAWRFYHQFRTDLDAPSRHPQIGVRTTALAPDGRDLAAALGTIREIGDRRGLERALEDAFPGAELEVKAPQGRFSLALHLPGLSRPMEASELSDGTLRYLCLLAALLSPRPPPFLALNEPETSLHPELLGPLARLIVEAAKHSQIWITTHAEPLAEAICHRTGYEPVRLVKHAGATEVEGAKVGED; this is translated from the coding sequence ATGAGGGTGACGCGGCTGGACATAGCGGGATACCGCTCGGTGAAGCGGATGGTGTTGCCGGTGCACCCGGTGACGGTGGTGGTGGGGGCCAACGGCAGCGGGAAGACGAACCTCTACCGCGCGCTGCACCTCTTGCAGGCGGCGGCGGAGGGGCGGCTGGCGCGGACGCTGGCGGAGGAGGGCGGCGCGCCGAGCGTCGTGTGGGCGGGGCCGCGCGAGGCCAAGCAGCCGGTGCGGATGCGGGTGGGGGTGTCGCTGGAGGACGAGCTGGCGTACGAGCTAAGCTGTGGCCTCGTGCCGAAGGACCCCTCCGAGCGCTTCAGCCTGTTCGTGCTGGATCCGGAAGTGAAGGAGGAGCACCTCTGGGCGCTGTCCGGCGGGCGGCGGGCGGTGCTGATGGAGCGCAAGGACCGGACGGTGTTCCTGCGGGACGCCGAGGGCCAGCGCGTGACGTTCCCCTCGCAGTTGTGGAGCGCCGAGTCGGTGCTGGATCAGCTCGCCGAGCCCCACCGGTTCCCGCGGCTGACGGAGCTGCAACGGGCGTTGAGCGCGTGGCGCTTCTACCACCAGTTCCGCACGGACCTGGACGCGCCCTCCCGGCACCCGCAGATTGGCGTCCGGACGACGGCGCTGGCGCCGGACGGGCGGGACTTGGCGGCGGCGCTGGGCACCATCCGGGAGATTGGGGACCGGCGGGGGCTGGAGCGGGCGCTGGAGGATGCGTTTCCGGGGGCGGAGCTGGAGGTGAAGGCGCCCCAGGGCCGCTTCAGCCTGGCGCTGCACCTGCCGGGGCTGAGCCGGCCCATGGAGGCCAGCGAGCTGTCGGACGGGACGCTGCGCTACCTGTGCCTGCTGGCGGCGCTGCTGAGCCCCCGGCCGCCGCCGTTCCTCGCGCTGAACGAACCGGAGACGAGCCTGCACCCGGAGCTGCTGGGGCCCCTGGCCCGGCTCATCGTGGAGGCGGCGAAGCACAGCCAGATCTGGATCACCACGCACGCGGAGCCGCTCGCGGAGGCCATCTGCCACCGCACGGGGTACGAGCCCGTCCGGCTGGTGAAGCACGCGGGGGCCACGGAGGTGGAGGGCGCGAAGGTGGGCGAGGACTGA